From the Flavimarina sp. Hel_I_48 genome, one window contains:
- a CDS encoding MbnP family protein produces MITKHIKLVLLTALISLSACSSDDDNSADNLTGTNDLTLEFDNGFNGDDLLLGASTFTNSNGEVLTINRFNYLVSNFVLIDKEGNEYVYPKDDSYFVISEENDLTEVKLTNIPAGEYVSVRFGLGVDQEKYQQGAEGQNDVFLKTAEDNEMMWSWQAGYKFLNFEGSFTSATVTEATNFQIHMGSHGTALDNYREVEITMPTTALVSATLSPVVHLAVDANKILDGEHKIILSEAPVVMVDAVKSPQIAENASQMFRVDHVHNGENIDH; encoded by the coding sequence ATGATTACCAAGCATATAAAACTAGTATTATTAACCGCGCTTATTTCCCTTAGCGCGTGTTCATCAGATGATGACAATTCCGCAGATAACCTTACGGGCACTAATGACCTTACCCTTGAATTTGATAATGGTTTTAACGGTGATGACCTATTGTTAGGTGCATCAACGTTTACCAATTCAAACGGCGAGGTATTGACCATAAATCGCTTCAATTATCTCGTGAGCAATTTTGTGCTTATTGACAAAGAAGGCAACGAGTATGTTTACCCAAAAGATGACAGCTACTTCGTCATTAGCGAGGAGAATGACCTTACGGAAGTAAAACTTACAAATATCCCCGCGGGAGAATATGTAAGTGTACGTTTTGGTTTGGGAGTGGACCAGGAAAAGTACCAGCAGGGCGCCGAAGGTCAAAACGATGTTTTTTTAAAAACTGCCGAAGACAACGAGATGATGTGGTCCTGGCAGGCGGGTTACAAATTTTTGAATTTTGAAGGAAGTTTTACCAGCGCTACGGTAACCGAAGCAACCAATTTTCAAATTCATATGGGCAGTCACGGCACCGCATTAGATAATTACAGGGAAGTCGAAATTACCATGCCTACGACGGCTTTGGTAAGTGCTACCCTGAGTCCTGTGGTACACCTTGCCGTAGATGCAAACAAAATACTGGATGGCGAGCATAAGATCATACTTTCTGAAGCACCAGTGGTAATGGTAGATGCAGTTAAAAGTCCGCAAATCGCTGAAAACGCAAGCCAGATGTTTCGTGTGGATCACGTGCATAACGGGGAAAATATTGACCATTAA